One genomic segment of Micromonospora sp. WMMC415 includes these proteins:
- a CDS encoding polyprenyl synthetase family protein — MASTTGLAGGRVEHILERYRTLVIGALLNDLPSGGPRYLYDLVAEYPRRWGKGLRAALCLATCRAFGGATPVGLNAAVTVELFHNAFLIHDDIQDESERRRGAPTLHAEYGVGVALNVGNMTNLLALQRLAANREALGSGIAWRLFEETELMLRHSLEGQAIEIGWIHDNVCDLDADDYYRMCLKKTSWYTCIYPCRTGVLAATGRHDAVDILDRYGWYLGAAFQIQDDALNLTGDYARYGKEIAGDLWEGKRTLILIDFMRRCTGDERERLVGFLSRTRTQRTAAEVRWLHGRLLAYDCVESARRSARELAAAARREGQRALGAAAETEDGRFLLDLTEYVVERSR; from the coding sequence ATGGCGTCGACCACCGGCCTGGCCGGTGGGCGCGTCGAGCACATCCTGGAGCGCTACCGGACGCTCGTGATCGGCGCGCTGCTCAACGACCTGCCCTCGGGCGGGCCACGCTACCTCTACGACCTGGTGGCCGAGTACCCACGGCGGTGGGGCAAGGGGCTGCGCGCCGCGCTGTGCCTCGCGACCTGCCGGGCGTTCGGCGGTGCGACGCCGGTGGGGCTCAACGCCGCCGTGACCGTGGAGCTGTTCCACAACGCGTTCCTCATCCACGACGACATCCAGGACGAGAGCGAGCGGCGGCGCGGGGCACCAACGCTGCACGCCGAGTACGGGGTCGGCGTCGCCCTCAACGTCGGCAACATGACGAACCTGCTGGCGCTGCAACGGCTCGCCGCCAACCGCGAGGCGCTCGGCTCGGGCATCGCGTGGCGGCTGTTCGAGGAGACCGAGCTGATGCTGCGCCACTCGTTGGAGGGGCAGGCGATCGAGATCGGCTGGATCCACGACAACGTCTGCGACCTGGACGCCGACGACTACTACCGGATGTGCCTGAAGAAGACCTCCTGGTACACGTGCATCTATCCGTGCCGGACCGGAGTCCTCGCCGCCACCGGGCGGCACGACGCGGTCGACATCCTGGACCGCTACGGCTGGTACCTGGGCGCGGCGTTCCAGATCCAGGACGACGCGCTCAACCTGACCGGCGACTACGCCCGGTACGGCAAGGAGATCGCGGGTGACCTCTGGGAGGGCAAGCGCACCCTGATCCTCATCGACTTCATGCGGAGGTGCACCGGCGACGAACGCGAACGGCTGGTCGGGTTCCTGAGCCGGACCCGGACGCAACGCACGGCGGCGGAGGTGCGCTGGCTGCACGGGCGACTCCTCGCGTACGACTGTGTCGAGTCCGCGCGCCGCAGCGCGCGGGAGCTGGCCGCGGCCGCACGGCGTGAAGGCCAACGGGCGCTGGGCGCGGCGGCCGAGACCGAGGACGGACGGTTCCTGCTCGACCTGACCGAGTACGTCGTGGAGCGCAGCCGGTAG